One window of Psychrobacillus sp. FSL H8-0483 genomic DNA carries:
- the tsaD gene encoding tRNA (adenosine(37)-N6)-threonylcarbamoyltransferase complex transferase subunit TsaD produces the protein MTKDQYILGIETSCDETAASIVKNGREIISNVVASQIESHKRFGGVVPEIASRHHVEQITIVIEEALKQANMTPQDLDAVAVTEGPGLVGALLIGINAAKAFTFAHGLPLVGVHHIAGHIYANALVQSMEFPLLALVVSGGHTELVLMKEDGQFELIGETRDDAAGEAYDKVARVLNLPYPGGPHIDRLANESDGAVPFPRAWLEEGSYDFSFSGLKSAVINYQHNAEQRGEAINPNHLAAGFQESVIEVLTAKTLRAAREFNVKQVIAAGGVAANKGLRQSLEETFAKENIPFYVPPIKLCTDNAAMIAAAGSSKFSTGKTGDMSMNARPGLELNSWK, from the coding sequence ATGACAAAAGATCAATATATATTAGGAATAGAAACGAGCTGTGATGAAACGGCAGCTTCCATCGTGAAAAATGGCCGCGAAATCATTTCCAATGTGGTCGCTTCTCAAATCGAAAGTCATAAACGTTTCGGTGGAGTTGTACCAGAAATTGCTTCAAGACATCATGTGGAGCAAATTACGATAGTGATCGAAGAGGCGTTGAAGCAAGCGAATATGACGCCACAGGATCTGGATGCAGTAGCAGTAACAGAAGGACCAGGACTTGTAGGTGCACTTTTAATCGGAATAAATGCCGCAAAAGCATTTACGTTTGCACACGGGCTTCCACTTGTTGGTGTCCATCATATTGCCGGGCATATTTACGCCAATGCACTAGTGCAGTCGATGGAATTTCCACTTCTTGCGTTAGTAGTTTCAGGAGGACATACGGAACTAGTCTTAATGAAAGAGGACGGGCAATTTGAATTAATCGGAGAAACGCGAGATGACGCAGCAGGTGAAGCATACGATAAAGTAGCGCGAGTGTTGAATTTGCCGTATCCAGGTGGTCCACATATCGACCGGTTAGCAAACGAAAGTGATGGAGCTGTGCCATTTCCAAGAGCTTGGCTCGAAGAAGGTTCGTATGATTTCAGCTTTAGTGGCTTAAAATCAGCGGTTATTAATTATCAGCATAATGCGGAGCAGCGAGGGGAAGCAATCAATCCCAACCATTTAGCAGCAGGCTTCCAGGAAAGCGTGATTGAAGTATTAACAGCTAAAACATTAAGAGCTGCACGTGAGTTTAATGTGAAGCAAGTCATTGCCGCAGGTGGTGTTGCTGCGAATAAAGGACTTCGTCAATCACTAGAAGAAACATTTGCAAAAGAAAATATTCCATTTTATGTGCCACCAATAAAATTGTGCACAGACAATGCAGCGATGATTGCTGCGGCAGGTAGCTCCAAGTTTTCGACAGGTAAAACAGGCGATATGTCGATGAATGCTCGACCAGGTTTGGAATTAAATAGCTGGAAATAA
- a CDS encoding type II CAAX endopeptidase family protein — MKQQKTAIYILIVYCMMQLSGALFIPLLRKFFTSLDVENPILIAAGWWIFLSMGIGTVITLLIIRKDKAFLRPLKGAPFSLAKTIGWGVIGFFLVFLGQIIAANIELALGVEPGSQNTAQFIEIARGVPFVVFSIVIFAPILEELIFRRIIFGMLLPKTNFFVAASISAIAFGAIHFEFTHILLYAVSGFIFAYIYYKTKRILASIVSHMLLNGFVTVFQFYGDTIQKFLETYSQMP; from the coding sequence ATGAAACAACAAAAGACAGCCATATACATATTAATCGTTTACTGCATGATGCAACTATCAGGAGCACTCTTTATACCGCTACTTCGCAAATTTTTTACCTCGTTAGATGTTGAAAATCCAATACTCATTGCTGCTGGTTGGTGGATATTTCTAAGTATGGGGATTGGTACAGTCATAACCCTACTTATTATTCGTAAAGATAAAGCATTTTTACGACCTCTTAAAGGAGCACCGTTTAGCTTAGCGAAAACAATTGGCTGGGGAGTAATCGGATTCTTCTTAGTATTTTTAGGACAAATCATTGCTGCAAACATTGAGCTTGCACTTGGGGTGGAGCCTGGGTCTCAAAATACAGCACAATTTATTGAAATCGCCCGCGGTGTGCCATTTGTGGTTTTTTCCATTGTCATTTTTGCTCCAATATTAGAAGAGCTGATTTTCCGTCGCATTATATTCGGTATGTTATTACCAAAAACAAATTTCTTTGTAGCGGCTTCCATAAGTGCTATTGCGTTTGGGGCTATACACTTTGAATTTACGCACATCCTACTATATGCCGTCTCGGGATTTATATTCGCTTATATTTATTATAAAACTAAGCGAATCCTCGCTTCGATTGTGTCTCATATGTTATTAAACGGATTTGTGACTGTTTTCCAATTTTATGGAGATACCATACAAAAATTCCTTGAAACTTATTCGCAAATGCCATAA
- the tsaE gene encoding tRNA (adenosine(37)-N6)-threonylcarbamoyltransferase complex ATPase subunit type 1 TsaE yields MYERIINSEQETELLARQLADQLQPSDVLTLEGDLGAGKTTFTKSVAKGLGITRNVNSPTFTILKQYEGRLSLNHLDVYRLANSEEDLGWDELFYGDAVSIIEWAHLIQDDLPPERLAIQIHRLEDDKRKFTFEPFGERYEQLCEELFT; encoded by the coding sequence ATGTATGAACGAATCATTAATTCGGAGCAAGAAACAGAACTACTTGCTCGACAGTTAGCAGATCAATTACAGCCTTCAGATGTGCTCACTTTAGAGGGAGACTTAGGAGCGGGCAAAACAACTTTTACGAAAAGTGTGGCAAAGGGCCTTGGCATTACACGAAATGTGAATAGCCCTACCTTTACGATATTAAAGCAATATGAAGGAAGATTATCTCTCAATCATTTAGATGTATATCGTCTAGCAAATAGTGAGGAAGATTTAGGTTGGGACGAGTTGTTTTACGGGGACGCGGTTAGTATTATCGAGTGGGCCCATTTAATACAAGACGATTTGCCACCTGAGCGATTGGCGATTCAGATTCATCGCTTGGAAGACGATAAGCGCAAGTTTACGTTTGAGCCTTTTGGGGAACGATATGAACAATTATGCGAGGAGCTTTTTACATGA
- a CDS encoding ABC-F family ATP-binding cassette domain-containing protein: MIVLQVNQVTKSFNGEDILTNVKLEVQDRDRVALVGRNGAGKSTLLKIIAGEMSYDTGDIIMPKNVRLGYLEQHAGLESKLSIWEEMKSIFSHLIESEKELRSLESQMADPSIYENADAYARVTAAYDELQLAFNEAGGYRFESDIRSILHGMQFFPEDYDKPVQALSGGQKTRFALAKMLLSKPDLLILDEPTNHLDIQTLSFLENYLKNYSGAILIVSHDRYFLDQVVNFVYEVSRHNVTRYVGNYSSYLDQKAKNYELDKKKYEKQQEEKAKLEDFVSRNLARASTTKMAQSRRKVIEKTDWMDSPDGDEKSASFGFTIDRPSGNDVLRLEEVAVGYPNKTVSSNISFSVYKQDRIALVGPNGVGKSTLLKTLMKQLDNAGGKIQYGTNVQFGYYDQEQAALSGNKTVLKELWDEWPLMNEKDVRTVLGRFLFTGDDVQKTVSTLSGGEKARLALAKLMLLKANTLVLDEPTNHLDLDSKEVLENALLDFPGTIIFVSHDRYFINRIATKVIELASDNSSLFLGDYDYYLEKKEELEELALEKAVVEKTVVTKANTSTIDKEAKKKERQLRRQLEELESQIPTVDAEIASIEEKLCDPEIFQDHEAVQQFQYTLDELREKQDDLSNEWLELQEQLEKIEAN, translated from the coding sequence GTGATCGTTTTACAAGTCAATCAAGTAACGAAATCCTTTAATGGGGAAGATATATTAACAAACGTAAAGCTAGAGGTTCAAGACCGTGACCGAGTTGCTCTCGTTGGTCGAAATGGTGCTGGAAAGTCTACTTTACTTAAAATAATTGCAGGCGAAATGTCATATGATACTGGCGATATTATTATGCCCAAAAATGTTCGCTTAGGATATTTAGAACAACATGCAGGACTCGAATCTAAGCTCTCCATCTGGGAGGAAATGAAGTCCATTTTTAGTCATTTAATTGAATCAGAAAAAGAGCTTCGTTCATTAGAATCACAAATGGCTGATCCTTCTATATATGAGAATGCAGATGCGTACGCACGTGTAACTGCTGCATATGACGAATTACAGCTCGCTTTTAATGAAGCTGGAGGCTACCGATTTGAATCGGACATCCGCTCGATTCTACATGGAATGCAGTTCTTCCCAGAAGATTATGACAAGCCTGTCCAAGCGTTATCCGGTGGCCAAAAAACGAGATTTGCATTAGCGAAAATGCTACTTAGCAAGCCAGATTTACTCATTCTCGATGAGCCGACTAATCATTTGGACATTCAAACTCTGAGCTTTTTAGAGAACTACTTAAAAAACTATAGTGGCGCTATCTTAATCGTTTCACATGACCGCTACTTTTTAGACCAAGTAGTGAATTTTGTGTACGAAGTATCACGTCATAATGTTACAAGATATGTCGGAAATTATAGTTCCTACTTAGATCAAAAGGCGAAAAACTATGAACTAGACAAAAAGAAATACGAAAAGCAGCAAGAAGAAAAAGCGAAATTGGAAGACTTCGTTAGTCGTAATCTAGCTCGTGCCTCCACGACAAAAATGGCTCAATCTCGAAGAAAAGTGATTGAAAAAACAGATTGGATGGATTCACCAGATGGAGACGAAAAGTCCGCTTCTTTTGGATTCACAATCGATCGTCCAAGTGGAAATGATGTATTGCGACTAGAAGAAGTTGCAGTCGGCTATCCTAACAAAACCGTTTCATCGAATATCTCCTTTTCCGTTTACAAACAAGATCGCATTGCATTAGTTGGACCAAATGGCGTTGGGAAATCTACTTTACTTAAAACCCTTATGAAACAGCTAGACAATGCTGGTGGTAAGATCCAATACGGAACAAACGTCCAATTTGGCTACTACGACCAAGAGCAAGCCGCTCTATCTGGCAATAAAACTGTCTTAAAAGAATTATGGGACGAATGGCCACTTATGAATGAAAAAGATGTTCGTACGGTATTAGGTCGTTTCCTATTTACAGGGGACGATGTGCAAAAAACAGTTTCTACTTTATCTGGTGGAGAAAAAGCTAGGCTTGCACTTGCAAAACTTATGTTGTTAAAAGCAAATACGCTTGTTCTCGATGAGCCTACGAATCATTTAGACTTAGATAGTAAAGAAGTATTGGAAAATGCATTACTCGATTTCCCTGGCACGATTATATTTGTTTCCCATGACCGGTACTTTATTAATCGAATTGCTACAAAAGTAATTGAGTTAGCTTCGGATAACTCTAGTCTTTTCTTAGGCGATTATGATTATTACTTAGAAAAAAAAGAAGAGTTGGAAGAACTTGCACTAGAAAAGGCAGTTGTTGAAAAAACAGTTGTCACGAAGGCGAACACTTCTACGATCGATAAGGAAGCGAAGAAAAAAGAACGCCAACTTCGACGTCAGCTAGAGGAGTTAGAAAGTCAGATTCCAACAGTAGATGCAGAAATAGCTTCTATAGAAGAAAAGCTATGTGATCCGGAAATCTTCCAAGATCATGAAGCCGTGCAGCAATTCCAATACACACTAGACGAATTAAGAGAAAAACAAGATGATTTGTCGAATGAATGGCTTGAACTACAAGAACAACTAGAAAAAATAGAAGCAAACTAA
- a CDS encoding GDSL-type esterase/lipase family protein, translated as MMKVVCFGDSITARKEGYPSPILTSKLSAEMKGYQFINAGISGNTTEQAKERFTTDVLNRNPDIVTILFGANDSASHRLVDLETFKQNLYEFTKRIGPAKTILITPAPVDEALQPNRSNERIKKYAQAVEEVARETGSHLIDFFSEIYSKPDYTTFLKGEKDDGLHFGETGYAILTSLIVYKIEEMNTISKNKGFLQRLLRVFFTD; from the coding sequence ATGATGAAAGTAGTATGCTTCGGTGACAGTATCACCGCGCGAAAAGAAGGCTATCCTTCTCCCATTTTGACAAGTAAGCTTTCCGCTGAAATGAAAGGCTATCAATTTATAAACGCTGGTATTTCAGGGAATACAACCGAACAGGCAAAGGAACGTTTTACAACAGACGTACTTAATAGAAACCCGGATATCGTGACTATATTATTTGGAGCGAACGATTCTGCTTCGCATAGATTGGTAGATCTTGAGACGTTTAAACAAAATCTCTATGAGTTTACGAAGCGAATTGGTCCAGCAAAAACAATTCTTATTACCCCTGCTCCTGTAGATGAGGCACTTCAACCGAACAGATCGAATGAACGGATAAAGAAATACGCACAAGCAGTAGAAGAAGTAGCGAGAGAAACGGGTAGTCACTTGATTGATTTTTTCTCTGAAATTTATTCCAAACCAGATTATACTACCTTTTTAAAAGGAGAAAAAGATGATGGACTACACTTTGGGGAAACAGGATATGCCATTTTAACGAGCTTAATTGTTTATAAAATAGAAGAAATGAATACTATTTCTAAAAATAAGGGATTCTTACAAAGATTACTACGCGTGTTTTTCACGGATTAA
- a CDS encoding redox-sensing transcriptional repressor Rex produces MKPEAPRIPQATTKRLPLYYRFLQSFHNAGHKRVSSQELSDAMKIDSATIRRDFSHFGALGKKGYGYDVPNLLEFFRKTLDQDEAANVALIGVGSLGTAFLKYNFQKNHNTKIVVAFDTKAPVEGTIMSDIPVFHSSVMVEKLKEYGIELVIFTLPSRSAQEVADRLTGTTVKGILNFTPVRLSTSDAIRVHTIDLSVELQTLIYLIRNEDTE; encoded by the coding sequence ATGAAACCTGAAGCACCGAGGATTCCTCAAGCAACAACGAAAAGACTTCCTCTATATTATAGATTTTTGCAAAGCTTTCATAATGCAGGACACAAAAGAGTTTCCTCACAAGAGTTAAGCGATGCAATGAAAATTGATTCCGCAACAATACGACGTGATTTTTCTCATTTTGGTGCACTTGGCAAAAAAGGATATGGATATGACGTGCCTAACCTGCTCGAATTTTTTAGAAAAACGTTAGACCAGGATGAAGCGGCAAATGTGGCACTTATAGGGGTTGGTAGTTTAGGAACTGCTTTTCTTAAATATAACTTTCAAAAAAACCACAATACTAAAATTGTCGTTGCTTTTGATACAAAAGCTCCTGTAGAGGGAACAATTATGAGTGATATTCCCGTTTTTCATTCTAGTGTAATGGTAGAAAAGCTGAAAGAGTACGGAATAGAATTAGTCATTTTTACGTTACCAAGTCGTTCAGCACAAGAAGTGGCAGATCGTTTAACCGGCACGACGGTTAAAGGGATACTAAACTTTACACCAGTGAGGTTAAGCACGTCTGATGCCATTCGTGTACATACTATTGATCTGTCAGTAGAATTACAGACGCTTATTTACTTGATTCGAAACGAAGATACAGAATAA
- the groES gene encoding co-chaperone GroES produces the protein MLRPLGDRIVIELIEAEEKTASGIVLPDSAKEKPQEGKVVAIGTGRVLDNGTRVDLDVKEGDRIIFSKYAGTEVKYENNEFLILRESDILAVIG, from the coding sequence TTGTTAAGACCATTAGGTGATCGTATTGTAATCGAATTAATCGAAGCTGAGGAAAAAACAGCATCTGGCATCGTACTTCCAGACTCTGCTAAAGAGAAACCGCAAGAAGGTAAAGTTGTTGCTATAGGAACTGGACGAGTACTTGATAACGGTACACGCGTAGACTTAGATGTGAAAGAAGGAGACCGTATCATCTTCTCTAAATATGCAGGTACAGAAGTGAAATATGAAAACAACGAATTTTTAATTTTACGCGAAAGCGATATTCTAGCTGTAATTGGCTAA
- the tsaB gene encoding tRNA (adenosine(37)-N6)-threonylcarbamoyltransferase complex dimerization subunit type 1 TsaB, whose protein sequence is MIWLGIDTSNTPLAIAIVRDGQVLAEYKSSLKITHSIGTMPAIEELLKKADIKPNELDAIAVANGPGSYTGVRIGVTIGKTLAWTLNIPIVSVSSLQVLAGNAPYFSGIVCAIMDARRGNVFAGIYTNGEVVKEAHMSLVELLETVDGMGQPVLFVGTDVEIHWEQIKEVLGDKVQRTDAGFSLPSAAVLIDLAKKTEPTDVHAIVPEYLRVTEAEANWLKEQKKNEN, encoded by the coding sequence ATGATTTGGTTAGGAATAGATACATCAAATACACCGCTTGCAATAGCTATTGTGAGGGATGGACAAGTGCTTGCAGAGTACAAGTCATCCCTTAAAATTACGCATTCGATCGGGACAATGCCTGCGATTGAAGAGCTACTAAAAAAAGCGGATATTAAGCCGAATGAGCTGGATGCAATTGCAGTTGCAAACGGGCCTGGTTCTTACACAGGTGTGCGAATTGGCGTGACGATTGGGAAGACACTTGCGTGGACACTAAATATCCCAATTGTTTCTGTATCAAGTCTGCAAGTTTTAGCAGGTAACGCACCCTACTTCTCTGGTATTGTTTGTGCCATTATGGATGCACGCCGAGGAAATGTGTTTGCAGGAATTTACACGAACGGGGAAGTGGTGAAGGAAGCGCATATGTCGCTTGTGGAGCTACTGGAAACAGTGGATGGAATGGGGCAACCGGTTTTATTCGTCGGAACGGATGTTGAGATACATTGGGAGCAGATAAAAGAAGTACTTGGGGATAAAGTGCAGCGAACAGATGCAGGATTCTCTTTGCCAAGTGCTGCTGTGTTAATTGATCTAGCGAAAAAGACTGAACCAACAGACGTACATGCAATCGTGCCAGAGTATTTACGCGTGACGGAAGCAGAAGCGAACTGGTTGAAAGAGCAGAAGAAAAATGAAAACTAA
- a CDS encoding YugN family protein, producing MLQLQTELEGKMAYFGDMQDRIASLGYSIGSNWEYHKGSFDSILWREEGETIYLRIPFVVMEGELDQSEAHIKFQTPYVIKHVINIGLDNDENSLMSSTGFNQFQKPIDKDGHIENKNRWEHAGEEAVKKVLRLVQ from the coding sequence TTGTTACAATTGCAAACAGAATTAGAAGGTAAAATGGCTTATTTTGGTGATATGCAAGATCGTATTGCTAGTCTTGGTTATTCAATAGGTAGTAATTGGGAATATCATAAAGGGAGCTTTGATTCTATCTTATGGCGTGAAGAAGGAGAGACCATCTATTTACGAATTCCCTTCGTTGTGATGGAGGGTGAACTGGATCAGTCTGAGGCACATATTAAATTCCAAACTCCTTATGTCATCAAGCATGTTATAAATATTGGTTTGGATAATGATGAAAACTCATTAATGAGTTCTACTGGATTTAATCAATTTCAAAAACCAATTGATAAAGACGGACATATCGAAAATAAAAATAGATGGGAGCACGCTGGAGAGGAAGCGGTAAAAAAGGTTCTTCGTTTAGTGCAGTAA
- a CDS encoding thiolase family protein, with the protein MKNVVIVDAVRTAIGKLGGSIGNETVDFLGAHVISELLRRTELDKGLVEEVILGQAKQSADASNVARVAMLRAGIPVEVPGYTIHRQCGSGVQAVNSATQQIQTGLSDIIIAGGAESMSTAPYYVNSVRFGTKSGDVSLKDPNTASQPGSQPREIYGELNMGITAENVAVKYGISREAQDEFALSSQEKTKIAIEKGYFEKEIAPYPVKTRKGIVEFKVDEHPRETTLEKLAALKPVFKEGGTVTAGNASGRNDGAAALLVMSEEEALKRGFKPKARVIAQASVGCSPELMGMGPVYAMLKALKQTDLTIADLDVVELNEAFASQAVACVNELGLDYSKVNPNGGAIAMGHPIGATGAILLTKLVHELERTGKKYGAVTLCIAGGMGIATIVENMQV; encoded by the coding sequence TTGAAAAATGTAGTAATCGTAGATGCAGTGCGTACAGCAATTGGGAAACTTGGGGGCAGTATTGGAAATGAAACAGTGGATTTCCTTGGAGCTCACGTGATTTCGGAATTGTTGCGTCGTACAGAGTTGGATAAAGGTTTAGTAGAAGAGGTTATTTTAGGTCAAGCAAAACAAAGTGCGGATGCATCGAACGTAGCAAGAGTTGCGATGCTTCGCGCAGGAATTCCAGTGGAAGTACCAGGTTATACGATTCATCGTCAATGTGGATCTGGTGTGCAAGCAGTGAATTCAGCTACGCAACAAATTCAGACTGGATTAAGTGACATTATTATTGCAGGTGGAGCGGAGTCGATGAGTACTGCACCTTACTATGTAAATAGTGTACGTTTCGGTACGAAATCTGGCGATGTTTCATTGAAAGACCCGAATACAGCTAGTCAACCAGGTTCGCAGCCACGTGAAATATATGGTGAGTTAAATATGGGAATCACTGCAGAAAATGTGGCAGTGAAGTATGGTATTTCGCGTGAAGCACAGGATGAATTTGCATTAAGTAGTCAGGAAAAAACGAAAATTGCTATTGAAAAAGGGTATTTCGAAAAGGAAATCGCTCCTTATCCAGTGAAAACGCGTAAAGGTATTGTGGAGTTTAAAGTCGATGAGCATCCGCGCGAAACGACTTTGGAGAAGCTAGCAGCGTTGAAACCTGTGTTTAAAGAAGGTGGTACCGTAACTGCTGGGAATGCGAGTGGTCGTAATGACGGAGCAGCTGCATTGTTAGTGATGTCCGAAGAAGAAGCATTAAAGCGTGGGTTTAAACCTAAAGCCCGCGTAATTGCACAAGCTTCTGTAGGCTGTTCACCAGAACTAATGGGAATGGGCCCTGTATATGCTATGTTAAAAGCATTGAAGCAGACGGATTTAACAATTGCAGATTTAGACGTAGTGGAACTAAACGAAGCATTCGCTTCACAAGCGGTTGCATGTGTGAACGAGCTAGGATTGGACTACAGTAAAGTGAATCCAAATGGAGGAGCCATTGCAATGGGTCATCCGATCGGTGCAACAGGCGCGATTTTATTAACGAAATTGGTGCATGAGTTAGAGCGTACTGGCAAGAAATACGGTGCAGTCACTTTGTGTATCGCCGGCGGTATGGGAATCGCTACAATTGTGGAAAATATGCAGGTTTGA
- the rimI gene encoding ribosomal protein S18-alanine N-acetyltransferase — MKTKTITYRKMTLEDIDQVLLIEEEAFTVPWTKEAFEHEMTTNLYAYYIVAETEEKEIVGYCGMWLVMDESHITNVAVAERMRGHKIGEGLMREAIRIVLEHKVVLMTLEVRVTNDIAKNLYYKLGFQDGGIRKNYYTDTQEDALVMWVEFK, encoded by the coding sequence ATGAAAACTAAAACAATTACGTATCGCAAAATGACGCTGGAAGATATCGATCAAGTCTTATTAATAGAAGAAGAAGCGTTCACGGTTCCTTGGACGAAAGAAGCATTTGAACATGAAATGACGACTAATCTGTACGCCTACTATATTGTGGCGGAAACAGAGGAAAAGGAAATCGTTGGCTACTGCGGTATGTGGCTTGTAATGGATGAAAGTCATATAACAAATGTAGCGGTTGCAGAGCGTATGCGAGGACACAAAATCGGTGAAGGCTTGATGCGTGAGGCAATTCGCATCGTGCTTGAGCACAAAGTGGTGCTCATGACGTTGGAAGTACGTGTGACGAATGACATAGCGAAAAACTTGTATTATAAATTAGGCTTCCAAGACGGCGGCATACGAAAAAACTATTATACAGATACGCAGGAGGATGCTCTTGTGATGTGGGTGGAATTTAAATGA
- a CDS encoding 3-oxoacid CoA-transferase subunit B, which produces MTTLNKADMQHVIAKRVAQELEGPCIVNLGIGIPTLVAEYMDAADIYLHTENGLLGVTDVEEADIDPNLVNAGKLPVGEAIGASYFNSSDSFAMIRGGHVDFAILGALQVEQSGVIANWAVPGKNIMGVGGAMDLLVGAKKVFVTMSHTSKDGSSKILKECTYPITSTRSVDMIFTELAVFEVVNKQLKLVELMPGATIEEVRAKTEADFTE; this is translated from the coding sequence ATGACTACTTTAAATAAAGCAGATATGCAGCATGTTATTGCGAAGCGAGTTGCTCAGGAGCTAGAAGGACCTTGCATTGTAAACCTAGGAATAGGTATTCCAACTTTGGTTGCGGAGTACATGGATGCAGCGGATATTTACTTACATACGGAAAATGGATTGCTTGGTGTAACGGATGTGGAAGAAGCGGATATCGATCCGAACCTTGTGAACGCAGGTAAACTACCAGTTGGGGAAGCAATAGGGGCCTCTTATTTTAACAGTTCCGATTCATTTGCGATGATTCGGGGTGGACATGTAGACTTTGCTATTCTTGGTGCGCTTCAAGTAGAGCAGTCAGGTGTGATTGCGAACTGGGCTGTTCCTGGTAAGAATATTATGGGTGTCGGCGGTGCAATGGATTTATTAGTTGGTGCGAAAAAAGTGTTTGTAACGATGAGCCATACGTCAAAAGATGGCAGTAGTAAGATTTTGAAAGAGTGCACATATCCAATTACCTCAACTCGAAGTGTGGATATGATTTTCACGGAGTTAGCCGTATTTGAAGTGGTAAATAAACAATTGAAGCTGGTGGAATTAATGCCAGGTGCAACGATAGAGGAAGTACGCGCGAAAACGGAAGCTGATTTCACCGAATAA
- a CDS encoding acyltransferase family protein, translating into MAQKRLAWVDVTKGFLMILVVIGHYPGELDFPLIKYIYWFHMPAFFLLSGIFFKEMKDNESANPTIKKRFMQLMVPYVFFLFVITTIRYSMELATGNFDFSWYLQDFWKLVIAGRFARGAYGVFWFVTTLFFTYLLFLWMTKYLSRFKQIALLVIFYLVAHLESIFAMHVISGAPDKAAQTIPMLWNLDVVLMAIVYFALGYYAKSIWMHITTTWLLGSIFVVLSAITADKVGILDYHLSMKFLRYDHLVLDLIIPLAFIIAILGIFQRLTKLLPLEWLAQIEKHSISIMYLHIFTDIILNDYFHYGIIGFTTLGVSIPIIASIIIQKLIPYGKFFLGDVRAKKPIRI; encoded by the coding sequence ATGGCTCAAAAAAGATTAGCATGGGTGGATGTGACTAAGGGATTTTTAATGATCTTAGTTGTCATCGGTCATTATCCAGGTGAGTTGGATTTCCCACTGATAAAATATATTTACTGGTTTCATATGCCAGCTTTTTTCTTACTAAGCGGCATATTTTTTAAAGAAATGAAGGATAATGAAAGTGCAAATCCCACGATCAAAAAAAGATTTATGCAATTAATGGTACCATATGTATTTTTCCTTTTTGTCATCACAACCATACGTTATAGTATGGAGCTCGCAACAGGAAACTTCGACTTTTCTTGGTACCTACAGGACTTTTGGAAGCTCGTAATCGCTGGTCGCTTTGCGCGAGGCGCATATGGAGTCTTCTGGTTTGTAACAACGTTATTTTTTACTTATCTACTATTCTTGTGGATGACAAAGTATTTAAGTAGATTTAAACAAATTGCACTATTGGTGATTTTCTATTTAGTAGCTCATCTAGAAAGCATCTTCGCAATGCACGTCATAAGCGGCGCACCAGACAAAGCTGCGCAAACAATTCCAATGCTTTGGAATTTAGATGTTGTATTAATGGCCATCGTTTACTTTGCCCTTGGCTATTACGCGAAATCGATTTGGATGCACATAACGACAACTTGGCTACTTGGCTCGATCTTCGTTGTCCTTAGTGCGATTACTGCGGACAAAGTAGGAATATTGGATTATCATCTAAGTATGAAATTTTTACGTTACGATCACCTTGTACTCGACTTAATTATTCCCCTTGCCTTTATCATTGCCATTCTTGGTATTTTCCAAAGGCTAACGAAACTGCTGCCACTCGAGTGGTTAGCGCAAATCGAAAAACATTCGATTTCAATCATGTACTTGCATATTTTTACGGATATTATACTGAACGACTATTTCCATTACGGCATAATTGGATTTACAACATTAGGCGTAAGTATCCCAATTATAGCTTCCATCATCATTCAAAAACTAATACCGTACGGCAAATTCTTCCTCGGTGATGTCCGCGCGAAAAAACCAATACGGATCTAA